Proteins from one Blattabacterium cuenoti genomic window:
- the topA gene encoding type I DNA topoisomerase: protein MKENLVIVESPTKASTIQTFLGKNYYVVSSYGHIIDLPEKEIGIKIKDNFKPDYVILSKKKQIVENLKKLIKNYKIIWLASDEDREGEAIAYQICKIFNIPKQKYRRIVFHEITKKAIINAIKNPRFIDYNLVYAQQARRILDRLVGFQLSPILWKKINRGLSAGRVQSAAVKLIVEKEKKIQNFVPSLIYQINGVFENEKKIIFHAKLEKKIKDENKIKNILSSCINSVFVIKKITIKHEKKNSPPPFTTSSLQQEAYKSLNYSISKTMFLAQKLYEKGFITYMRTDSTNLSKDILLKIKNYILLSYGKKYLSLKTFSQKKFLSQEAHESIHPTVINYFDKKNYLDSLDIFQKKLYQLIWKRTIMGQMIDSIIEKKIFYIQSSCINNFFIYTNKTILVDGFLKIENENKKSSISNILDIKKGSFLKIKDIVAKQIISTHIRRYNEASLVKDLEKLGIGRPSTYVPIISTIQKRNYVNIHKILKKTEIRKNFFIKENSIFEKNEEFIEIEKNKIIPTEIGIITTNFLVKNFEEIIDYNFTANLEKSFDDIAKGKKSWIKILQNFYSKFYQKIQYVNKHVNKIKKEYFLGVDPKSNKKIFAKFAKFGAIVQMGEFKKKEKPKFSPILNSQKINTISLTEALKILELPKSLGFFEKEEVLLKINKYNIYIKYKKKYIPIEEKIFFNSLNFNLQQVIKLIIENQNKKINKNEKI from the coding sequence ATGAAAGAAAATTTAGTTATTGTAGAATCTCCAACTAAAGCTTCCACTATTCAAACATTTTTAGGAAAAAATTATTATGTTGTATCTAGTTATGGTCATATTATAGATCTTCCAGAAAAAGAAATAGGAATTAAAATAAAAGATAATTTTAAACCTGATTATGTTATTCTATCTAAGAAAAAACAAATAGTTGAAAATTTAAAAAAATTAATAAAAAATTATAAAATTATTTGGTTAGCTTCTGATGAAGATCGTGAAGGTGAAGCTATTGCTTATCAAATTTGTAAAATATTTAATATTCCTAAACAAAAATATAGAAGAATAGTTTTTCATGAAATTACAAAAAAAGCAATTATTAATGCTATAAAAAATCCAAGATTTATTGATTATAATCTAGTTTATGCTCAACAAGCAAGAAGAATTTTAGATAGATTAGTAGGATTTCAATTATCTCCTATTTTATGGAAAAAAATAAATAGAGGTTTATCTGCAGGTCGAGTTCAATCTGCTGCAGTAAAACTTATTGTAGAAAAAGAAAAAAAAATACAAAATTTTGTTCCTTCATTAATTTATCAAATAAATGGAGTTTTTGAAAATGAAAAAAAAATAATTTTTCATGCAAAATTAGAAAAAAAAATTAAGGATGAAAATAAAATAAAAAATATTTTATCATCATGTATTAATAGTGTTTTTGTAATAAAAAAAATTACTATAAAACATGAAAAAAAAAATTCTCCTCCTCCATTTACGACTTCTTCTTTACAACAAGAAGCTTATAAAAGTTTAAATTATTCTATATCAAAAACTATGTTTTTGGCACAAAAATTATATGAAAAAGGATTTATTACATATATGCGGACAGATAGTACAAATTTATCAAAAGATATATTATTAAAAATAAAAAATTATATATTACTTTCATATGGGAAGAAATATTTATCTTTAAAAACATTTTCTCAAAAAAAATTTCTTTCTCAAGAAGCACATGAATCTATTCATCCTACTGTTATTAATTATTTTGATAAAAAAAATTATTTAGATTCTTTAGATATATTTCAAAAAAAACTTTATCAACTTATATGGAAACGTACTATTATGGGACAAATGATTGATTCTATTATAGAAAAAAAAATTTTTTATATTCAATCTTCATGTATTAATAATTTTTTTATTTATACAAATAAAACTATTTTAGTTGATGGATTTTTAAAAATTGAAAATGAAAATAAAAAATCTAGTATTTCTAATATTTTAGATATAAAGAAAGGTTCTTTTTTAAAAATAAAAGATATTGTAGCAAAACAAATTATTTCAACTCATATACGTAGATATAATGAAGCATCTTTAGTAAAAGATTTAGAAAAATTGGGAATAGGTAGACCATCTACTTATGTTCCTATAATATCTACTATTCAAAAAAGAAATTATGTAAACATACATAAAATTTTAAAAAAAACAGAAATACGAAAAAATTTTTTTATAAAAGAAAATTCTATTTTTGAAAAAAATGAAGAATTTATTGAAATTGAAAAAAATAAAATAATTCCTACAGAAATAGGAATTATAACTACTAATTTTTTAGTTAAAAATTTTGAAGAAATAATAGATTATAATTTTACAGCAAATTTAGAAAAAAGTTTTGATGATATAGCTAAAGGAAAAAAATCTTGGATTAAAATACTTCAAAATTTTTATAGTAAATTTTATCAAAAAATACAATATGTTAATAAACATGTAAATAAAATTAAAAAAGAATATTTTCTTGGAGTTGATCCTAAATCTAATAAAAAAATTTTTGCAAAATTTGCTAAATTTGGAGCTATTGTTCAAATGGGAGAATTTAAAAAAAAAGAAAAACCAAAATTTTCTCCTATTTTAAATAGTCAAAAAATCAATACAATTTCACTTACAGAAGCTTTAAAAATTCTTGAATTACCTAAATCTTTAGGTTTTTTTGAAAAAGAAGAAGTTTTATTAAAAATTAATAAATATAATATATATATAAAATATAAAAAAAAATATATTCCAATTGAAGAAAAAATATTTTTTAATTCATTAAATTTCAACTTACAACAAGTTATTAAACTTATAATTGAAAATCAAAATAAAAAAATAAATAAAAATGAAAAAATTTAA
- the queA gene encoding tRNA preQ1(34) S-adenosylmethionine ribosyltransferase-isomerase QueA, producing MRTSDFNFEYPVNLLAKFPSQERDESKLMVIHRNNKKIEHKLFKDLYQYFEEGDTFILNNTKVFPARLFGNKEKTEAKIEVFLLRELDSKDRTWDVLVDPARKVRVGNKLNFGYGLTGEVIDNTTSRGRILQLHFEGTHKELIKKIKELGKTPLPKYINRQPEKNDEERYQTVYAKKEGSVAAPTAGLHFSKHLLKKLEIKGINLVEVTLHLGLGSFLPVEVEDISKHKMDSEKCSINKETCYMINHAIQKKKRICAVGTSSMRAIESSVSSNKNLNPFSGWTNKFIFPPYNFNIANSMITNFHMPKSTLLMMITAFAGFDLIMKAYKIAIQEKYRLYSYGDAMLIL from the coding sequence ATGAGAACTTCGGACTTTAATTTTGAATACCCTGTAAATCTTTTAGCTAAATTTCCATCTCAAGAAAGAGATGAATCTAAATTAATGGTTATTCACAGGAATAATAAGAAAATAGAACACAAACTATTTAAAGATTTATATCAATATTTTGAAGAAGGAGATACTTTTATTTTAAATAATACAAAAGTTTTTCCCGCAAGATTATTTGGAAATAAAGAAAAAACAGAAGCTAAAATAGAAGTTTTTTTACTTAGAGAATTAGATTCTAAAGATAGAACTTGGGATGTTTTAGTTGATCCTGCAAGAAAAGTTAGAGTAGGAAATAAATTAAATTTTGGATATGGATTAACAGGAGAAGTTATAGATAATACAACTTCTAGAGGAAGAATTTTACAACTTCATTTTGAAGGAACACATAAAGAACTTATAAAAAAAATAAAAGAATTAGGAAAAACGCCACTTCCAAAATATATTAATAGACAACCAGAAAAAAATGATGAAGAACGTTATCAAACTGTATATGCAAAAAAAGAAGGATCCGTAGCAGCTCCAACTGCAGGATTACATTTTTCAAAACATCTATTAAAAAAATTAGAAATAAAAGGAATAAATTTAGTAGAAGTAACTTTACATTTAGGATTAGGAAGTTTTTTACCTGTAGAAGTAGAAGACATATCAAAACATAAAATGGATTCTGAAAAATGTTCTATAAATAAAGAAACATGTTATATGATTAATCATGCTATACAAAAAAAAAAACGAATTTGTGCTGTTGGTACATCTTCTATGCGAGCAATAGAAAGCTCTGTTTCTTCTAATAAAAATTTAAACCCATTTTCTGGATGGACTAATAAATTTATTTTTCCTCCTTATAATTTTAATATAGCTAATTCTATGATTACAAATTTTCATATGCCAAAATCAACATTGCTTATGATGATAACAGCATTTGCAGGATTTGATTTAATTATGAAAGCATATAAAATAGCAATTCAAGAAAAATATCGATTATATTCTTATGGAGATGCTATGCTAATTTTATAA
- the rpsA gene encoding 30S ribosomal protein S1, whose product MSNQTEEIKRKVSTLSDLSENEKLNDQKQVIKSFDWTKYETHLNNEKQEKRKQLEELYTKTLPKVQELEIYQGIVTYISDKNVIVDIGFKAEGAIPINEFREDFLNIQSGSKVEVMVVKIDYKGECILSYQKAKMLRNWQRINDAYEKSEVILGYVVARTKGGLIVEIFDIECFLPGSHINVKPVRDYDIYVGKTMEVKVVKINKKTKNVVVSHKVLIERDIEEQRKEMISKLDKGQVLEGKIKNILPYGAFVDLGGVDALLHITDMSWPHINHPTEVVQLEQELKFVVLGVDKDKNRVQLGLKQLQPHPWNFLDKNLKVGSKVKGKVTVLADYGAFIEIIPGVEALLHISEMSWSTDLSSTQDFVQIGDELDAVILTIDRQERKISLSVKQLTQDPWINIQNKYPIGSKHVGIVKKFTNFGVFLELEKGISGIIYTNDLSWTKKIKHSSEFCNINDKLEIIILTLDPQSRRINLGHKQLMENPWYKYEKNYYLGSIHHGIISNVFDKGASVKFIEDQEIEAFAPLRFLEKKDGKILKKGEKTNFKIIEFNKEIKKIVVSHTSIYRDKNKKKEQRGKNRKFEKSTLGDIKGLAQLKEQIEKEKNN is encoded by the coding sequence ATGTCTAATCAAACCGAAGAAATAAAGAGAAAAGTATCCACTTTATCTGATTTATCTGAAAATGAAAAATTGAATGATCAAAAACAAGTAATAAAAAGTTTCGATTGGACGAAATACGAAACTCATTTAAATAATGAGAAACAGGAAAAAAGAAAACAATTAGAAGAATTATACACAAAAACTTTACCTAAAGTTCAAGAATTAGAAATATATCAAGGAATAGTAACATACATTTCGGATAAAAATGTTATTGTAGATATTGGATTTAAAGCAGAAGGAGCTATTCCTATAAATGAATTTAGAGAAGATTTTTTAAATATTCAATCTGGAAGTAAAGTAGAAGTTATGGTTGTTAAAATAGATTATAAAGGAGAATGTATTCTTTCGTATCAAAAGGCAAAAATGTTAAGAAATTGGCAACGTATTAATGATGCATATGAAAAATCAGAAGTAATATTAGGTTATGTTGTAGCTAGAACAAAAGGAGGATTAATTGTTGAAATATTTGATATTGAATGTTTTTTACCTGGATCACATATTAATGTAAAACCTGTTCGGGATTATGATATTTACGTAGGAAAAACTATGGAAGTTAAAGTTGTTAAAATTAATAAAAAAACAAAAAATGTTGTTGTATCTCATAAAGTATTAATAGAACGAGATATTGAAGAACAGAGAAAAGAAATGATATCAAAATTAGATAAAGGTCAAGTATTAGAAGGAAAAATAAAAAATATTCTTCCTTATGGAGCTTTTGTAGATTTAGGAGGAGTAGATGCATTGCTTCATATTACCGATATGAGTTGGCCTCATATAAATCATCCTACAGAAGTAGTTCAATTAGAACAAGAATTAAAATTTGTGGTTTTAGGTGTAGATAAAGATAAAAATCGTGTACAATTAGGTTTAAAACAATTACAACCTCATCCTTGGAATTTTTTAGATAAAAATTTAAAGGTAGGTAGTAAAGTTAAAGGAAAAGTAACTGTTTTAGCTGATTACGGAGCATTTATAGAAATTATTCCAGGAGTAGAAGCTTTATTGCATATTAGTGAGATGTCTTGGTCTACTGATTTATCTTCTACTCAAGATTTTGTACAAATAGGAGATGAATTGGATGCGGTAATTTTAACAATAGATCGTCAAGAAAGAAAAATATCTTTAAGCGTGAAACAACTTACTCAAGATCCTTGGATTAATATACAAAATAAATATCCTATTGGATCAAAACATGTTGGAATTGTTAAAAAATTTACCAATTTTGGTGTTTTTCTAGAATTAGAAAAAGGAATATCTGGAATTATTTATACCAATGATCTTTCATGGACTAAAAAAATAAAACATTCTTCTGAGTTTTGTAATATCAATGATAAATTAGAAATTATTATACTTACTTTAGATCCTCAATCTAGAAGAATTAATTTAGGACATAAACAATTAATGGAAAATCCATGGTATAAATATGAAAAAAATTATTATTTAGGAAGTATTCATCATGGAATAATATCAAATGTATTTGATAAAGGTGCTTCTGTAAAATTTATAGAAGATCAAGAAATAGAAGCTTTTGCTCCATTACGTTTTTTAGAAAAAAAAGATGGAAAAATTCTTAAAAAAGGAGAAAAAACTAATTTTAAAATAATCGAATTTAATAAAGAAATTAAAAAAATTGTGGTTTCTCATACATCTATTTATCGCGATAAAAATAAAAAGAAAGAACAACGTGGAAAAAATAGAAAATTTGAAAAATCAACTCTTGGGGATATAAAAGGATTAGCTCAATTGAAAGAACAAATAGAAAAAGAAAAAAATAACTAA
- the rsmI gene encoding 16S rRNA (cytidine(1402)-2'-O)-methyltransferase, which yields MLYIVPTPIGNLEDFTFRGLRILKEVDLILVENYKVSKKLLNFYNIKTPINIYHIHNEHKIISNIIKIIKKGKKLALISNAGTPSISDPGFLLIKYCIKYSIIVECLPGPTALIPALVSSGLSINEFTFIGFLPKKKRINKLKNLSKENRTIVFYESPHRLLKTLNEIKYFFGLKRNIVICKEISKLFQDILRGNIEKIILHYENIKKILGEYTIIIEKY from the coding sequence ATGTTATATATAGTTCCTACTCCTATAGGAAATTTAGAAGATTTTACTTTTAGAGGATTACGAATTTTAAAAGAAGTTGATTTAATTTTAGTAGAAAATTATAAAGTTTCTAAAAAATTATTAAATTTTTATAATATTAAAACTCCAATAAATATATATCATATTCATAATGAACATAAAATAATTTCTAATATTATTAAAATAATAAAAAAAGGAAAAAAATTAGCATTAATATCAAATGCAGGAACTCCAAGTATATCTGATCCAGGTTTTTTATTAATTAAATATTGTATAAAATATTCTATTATCGTAGAATGTTTACCAGGACCTACTGCTTTAATTCCAGCATTAGTTAGCTCTGGTTTATCTATTAATGAATTTACTTTTATTGGTTTTTTACCCAAAAAAAAAAGAATAAATAAATTAAAAAATCTTTCTAAAGAAAATAGAACCATTGTATTTTATGAATCACCTCATAGATTATTAAAAACATTAAATGAAATAAAATATTTTTTTGGATTAAAAAGAAATATTGTAATATGTAAAGAAATATCAAAATTATTTCAAGATATATTAAGAGGAAATATAGAAAAAATAATTTTACATTATGAAAATATTAAAAAAATACTAGGAGAATATACTATTATTATTGAAAAATATTAA
- the gmk gene encoding guanylate kinase, translating to MKKGKMIILSGPSGCGKTTISHYLLSKFSNLKFSVSCTTRSIRNNEKHGKDYYFISMNTFISKIKKYQFLEWEEVYPKLFYGTLKNEILKIWKSNKHVLFDIDVKGGLNLKKKYPNNSLSIFIMVNSMNLLKKRLIKRNSETLKNQINARLNKAKKENNYAKLFDFILFNIDLFQTKKKIIQIVSNFIYDK from the coding sequence ATGAAAAAAGGAAAAATGATTATTTTATCAGGTCCTTCTGGATGTGGTAAAACTACTATTTCACATTATTTACTTTCAAAATTTTCAAATTTAAAATTTTCTGTATCGTGTACTACACGTTCAATTAGAAATAATGAAAAACATGGAAAAGATTATTATTTTATATCAATGAATACTTTTATTTCTAAAATAAAAAAATACCAATTTTTAGAATGGGAAGAAGTTTACCCTAAACTATTTTATGGAACTTTAAAAAATGAAATTTTAAAAATTTGGAAATCTAACAAACATGTTTTATTTGATATAGATGTTAAAGGAGGATTAAATTTAAAAAAAAAATACCCAAATAATTCTTTATCTATATTTATTATGGTTAATTCAATGAATCTTTTAAAAAAAAGATTAATAAAAAGAAATTCTGAAACATTAAAAAATCAAATAAATGCACGTTTAAATAAAGCAAAAAAAGAAAATAATTATGCAAAATTATTTGATTTTATTTTATTTAATATTGATTTATTTCAAACAAAAAAAAAAATAATTCAGATTGTTTCTAATTTCATTTATGATAAATAA
- a CDS encoding ribonucleoside-diphosphate reductase subunit alpha, with translation METHPIAEKEGWKVEKDFPVWANNELYLTTIKGGYLLDGETPFGAYKRLAKNAAKILKKPKIEKKFFNIFWKGWLIPSTPVMVNLGTEKGLPISCFSGRIGDSMYEIYRKNLEMAILSKHGGGTSYDFSLVRSVGCPIKNGTLGASDGIIPFIKSYDSAIIASKQGRTRRGAVAIYLNIEHKEYPEFLKIREPKGDINRQCHNVHQGVIISNSFMEKVLKKNGKERILWINTLKERVKTGEPYLFFQDNANNNIPENWKKHGLKIHHSNLCSEIMLPTDENHTLVCCLSSLNLYKYVEWKNTNTVFYAILFLDAVLQEFINKGKNIRGIEDAVRFAEKSRALGLGALGWHSYLQSNMIPFISIQSDILIHNIFKNIQLESQKATQYLAKEYGESEWNIGTGRRNLTLMAMAPNRSSAKLAGGLSQGVEPLAANIYVDDDSKGMHIRKNPYLENILIKIGYNIPEVWEQIANEKGSCLGLTALNEEQKNVFRCFKEINQLELIKQASIRQKYIDQGQSINLSFHQNTPAKYINKVHLEAWKIGLKSLYYYRSESILRADTKNRDLYSESLL, from the coding sequence ATGGAAACACACCCTATTGCAGAAAAAGAAGGATGGAAAGTTGAAAAAGATTTTCCTGTTTGGGCTAATAATGAATTATATTTGACTACAATTAAAGGTGGATATTTATTAGATGGAGAAACTCCTTTTGGAGCATATAAAAGATTAGCAAAAAATGCAGCAAAAATACTTAAAAAACCAAAAATAGAAAAAAAATTTTTTAATATATTTTGGAAAGGATGGCTTATTCCTTCTACTCCAGTTATGGTTAACTTAGGAACAGAAAAAGGTTTACCTATTAGTTGTTTTTCAGGAAGAATTGGAGATAGTATGTATGAAATATATAGAAAAAATTTAGAAATGGCTATTTTAAGTAAACATGGTGGAGGAACTTCATATGATTTTAGTTTAGTTAGATCTGTAGGTTGTCCTATAAAAAATGGTACATTAGGTGCTTCTGATGGAATTATTCCTTTTATTAAATCATATGATAGTGCAATTATAGCTAGTAAACAAGGTAGAACACGAAGAGGAGCTGTCGCTATTTATTTAAATATAGAACATAAAGAATATCCAGAATTCTTAAAAATAAGAGAACCTAAAGGAGATATTAATCGTCAATGTCATAATGTCCATCAAGGGGTAATAATTTCTAATTCTTTTATGGAAAAAGTTTTAAAAAAAAATGGAAAGGAACGAATATTATGGATAAATACTCTTAAAGAACGTGTTAAAACTGGAGAACCATATCTTTTTTTTCAAGATAATGCTAATAATAATATTCCAGAAAATTGGAAAAAACATGGATTAAAAATACATCATAGTAATCTTTGTTCAGAAATTATGTTACCAACAGATGAAAATCATACTCTTGTATGTTGTCTTTCTTCTTTAAATTTATATAAATATGTAGAATGGAAAAATACAAATACTGTTTTTTATGCTATTTTATTTCTTGATGCTGTTTTACAAGAATTTATTAATAAAGGTAAAAATATACGAGGTATAGAAGATGCTGTTCGTTTTGCGGAAAAAAGTAGAGCTTTAGGTTTAGGAGCTTTAGGTTGGCATTCTTATTTACAATCTAATATGATTCCTTTTATATCTATTCAATCTGATATATTAATACATAATATATTTAAAAATATACAATTAGAATCTCAAAAAGCAACTCAATATTTAGCAAAAGAATATGGAGAATCTGAATGGAATATAGGAACAGGAAGAAGAAATTTAACTTTAATGGCGATGGCTCCTAATAGGAGTTCTGCTAAATTAGCTGGAGGTCTTTCTCAAGGAGTAGAACCTTTAGCTGCAAATATATATGTAGATGATGATTCAAAAGGAATGCATATTCGAAAAAATCCTTATTTGGAAAATATACTTATAAAAATTGGATATAATATACCAGAAGTATGGGAACAAATAGCTAATGAAAAAGGATCTTGTCTTGGCTTAACAGCACTTAATGAAGAACAAAAAAATGTTTTTAGATGTTTTAAAGAAATTAATCAATTAGAATTAATTAAACAAGCTAGCATACGACAAAAATATATTGATCAAGGACAAAGTATAAATCTTTCTTTTCATCAAAATACTCCAGCAAAATATATTAATAAAGTTCATCTTGAAGCTTGGAAAATAGGATTAAAAAGTCTTTATTATTATAGAAGTGAAAGTATTCTTCGTGCAGATACAAAAAATAGAGATTTATATTCAGAAAGTTTACTTTAA
- a CDS encoding polyprenyl synthetase family protein has protein sequence MKIILEKIKIPIKKEIEEFEKQFFNIIKNNITLINQITHYISHRKGKLIRPIFVFLIAKMLGTIQKKTYHTACLIELIHTATLIHDDVIDNSSLRRNSFSINAIWKNKIAVLIGDYLLSKSLLLATNNNYYDILKIICKTVKNMSEGELLQMEKSKNLNITEKIYNKIIYQKTASLIAASCECGARSVNADEKTILKMKKFGIFIGIAFQIKDDLFDYEENDKNFTGKPIGIDLKEKKITLPLIYTIQNASKNDQKYILNYIKNYNEKNRFQIISYVKKYKGLEYATKKMIKFRNNALKILEFYPKGIIKDTLKIMVNFIVERNQ, from the coding sequence ATGAAAATAATTCTAGAAAAAATTAAAATTCCTATTAAAAAAGAAATTGAAGAATTTGAAAAACAATTTTTTAATATAATTAAAAACAATATTACACTTATAAATCAAATTACTCATTATATTTCTCATAGAAAAGGAAAATTAATTCGTCCTATATTTGTTTTTTTAATAGCAAAAATGTTAGGAACAATACAAAAAAAAACATATCATACCGCTTGTTTAATTGAATTAATACATACAGCAACACTTATTCATGATGATGTAATAGATAATAGCTCTCTTCGTCGTAATTCTTTTTCTATTAATGCTATATGGAAAAATAAAATAGCTGTTTTAATAGGAGATTACTTACTTTCTAAAAGTCTTTTATTAGCTACAAATAATAATTATTATGATATTCTTAAAATAATTTGTAAAACTGTTAAAAATATGAGTGAAGGAGAATTATTACAAATGGAAAAATCTAAAAATTTAAATATTACTGAAAAGATTTATAATAAAATTATTTATCAAAAAACTGCAAGTTTAATTGCAGCATCTTGTGAATGTGGAGCACGTTCAGTAAATGCAGATGAAAAAACAATATTAAAAATGAAAAAATTTGGAATTTTTATCGGTATAGCTTTTCAAATAAAAGATGATTTATTTGATTATGAAGAAAATGATAAAAATTTTACAGGAAAACCTATAGGTATTGATTTAAAAGAAAAGAAAATAACACTTCCTCTTATTTATACTATTCAAAATGCATCTAAAAATGATCAAAAATACATATTAAATTATATAAAAAATTATAATGAAAAAAACAGATTTCAAATAATTAGTTATGTAAAAAAATATAAAGGATTAGAATACGCAACTAAAAAAATGATAAAATTTCGTAATAATGCACTAAAAATTTTAGAATTTTATCCAAAAGGAATTATTAAAGATACATTAAAAATAATGGTTAATTTTATTGTTGAAAGAAATCAATAA
- a CDS encoding RpiB/LacA/LacB family sugar-phosphate isomerase gives MLIAIGSDHTGVYYKSLIKNFLIKKGYKIKDFGFSKYGETVDYPDFIHPTAKFVEKGKANFGIIICGSGNGAAITANKYKKIRAALGWKKEIAFLARKHNDANIISLPARFLNKNEALEIIEIFLKTDFEGGRHKIRINKIPIKNDPQ, from the coding sequence ATGCTAATAGCAATAGGATCTGATCATACAGGAGTATATTATAAATCTTTAATAAAAAATTTTTTGATTAAAAAAGGATATAAAATAAAAGATTTTGGTTTTTCTAAATATGGAGAAACAGTAGATTATCCTGATTTTATTCATCCTACAGCTAAATTTGTAGAAAAAGGAAAGGCAAATTTTGGAATTATTATATGTGGAAGTGGAAATGGAGCTGCTATTACTGCAAATAAATATAAAAAAATTCGTGCTGCTTTAGGATGGAAAAAAGAAATTGCTTTTTTAGCAAGAAAACATAATGATGCTAATATTATTAGTTTACCAGCACGTTTTTTAAATAAAAATGAAGCTTTAGAAATTATAGAAATATTTTTAAAAACAGATTTTGAAGGTGGAAGACACAAAATTAGAATAAATAAAATTCCAATTAAAAATGATCCTCAGTAG
- a CDS encoding aspartate-semialdehyde dehydrogenase: MKLGIVGATGLVGRVMIDILEKKKFPKNELYLCASNKSVGKKFSFKGKIYNIISLHDLFLKKPNIVLFSAGSNISKEWAPKFSKIGSTVIDNSSAWRMDPTKKLIVPEINASFLEKKDKIIANPNCSTIQLVMVLFPLHKEYKIDRVVISTYQSVTGTGKKALDQLNQEKEGKIKIHKVYPYFIHQNVLPHCDSFLENGYTIEEMKLIKETKKIMNDYNIAITSTAVRVPVIGGHSESVNITFKEKPNIDNIYKILSQTKGIIVQDNPQKNIYPMPLYAHKKNEVFVGRIRKDFSLKNSINLWIVSDNLRKGAATNTIQIAEYLISKKYIC; the protein is encoded by the coding sequence ATGAAACTGGGAATAGTAGGAGCGACAGGATTAGTAGGACGTGTAATGATTGATATTTTAGAAAAAAAAAAATTTCCAAAAAATGAATTATATCTTTGTGCTTCTAATAAATCTGTAGGAAAAAAATTTTCTTTTAAAGGAAAAATATATAATATTATTAGTTTACATGATTTATTTTTAAAAAAACCAAATATTGTTTTATTTTCAGCAGGTTCAAATATATCAAAAGAATGGGCTCCAAAATTTTCAAAAATAGGATCCACTGTTATAGATAATTCTTCTGCATGGAGAATGGATCCTACAAAAAAATTAATTGTTCCCGAAATTAATGCTTCGTTTTTAGAAAAAAAAGATAAAATTATTGCTAATCCAAATTGTTCTACAATACAATTAGTAATGGTATTATTTCCTTTACATAAAGAATATAAAATAGATAGAGTAGTTATTTCTACATATCAGTCCGTAACTGGAACTGGAAAAAAAGCTTTAGATCAATTAAATCAAGAAAAAGAAGGAAAAATTAAAATTCATAAAGTTTATCCATATTTTATTCATCAAAATGTTTTACCTCATTGTGATTCTTTTTTAGAAAATGGTTATACAATAGAAGAAATGAAATTAATAAAAGAAACAAAAAAAATAATGAATGATTATAATATAGCTATTACATCAACAGCAGTACGTGTTCCTGTTATAGGAGGTCATTCAGAAAGTGTTAATATTACATTTAAAGAAAAACCTAATATAGATAATATATATAAAATTTTATCTCAAACAAAAGGAATAATTGTTCAAGATAATCCACAAAAAAATATTTATCCTATGCCATTATATGCTCATAAAAAAAATGAAGTTTTCGTTGGTAGAATACGAAAAGATTTTTCATTAAAAAATTCTATAAATTTATGGATAGTATCTGATAATCTTAGAAAAGGAGCAGCAACAAATACTATTCAAATTGCAGAATATTTAATTAGTAAAAAATATATTTGTTAA